One window from the genome of Streptomyces sp. NBC_00287 encodes:
- a CDS encoding helix-turn-helix transcriptional regulator produces the protein MRAARLIKMVLLLQSRPSMTAAELARELEVSERTVTRDAQALSEAGVPVYADRGRAGGYRLIGGYRTRLTGLHRSEAEALFLSGVPGALREMGLEDAASAARLKVSAALMPSLKDASRTASQRFHLDAPNWFKEPETPALLPAVAEAVWDDRRVVAVYRRGEGEVRRELEPYGLVLKAGVWYLCARVAGHGTYRVYRIDRFTAVEAGEERFERDEEFDLPAFWEERAEQFARSILRAEVVVRLSPDGVRRLPYAVDPQSAREALAEAGEPDGAGWVTATVPVESEEVAHTQLASLGPEVEVLAPETLRARCAADAIRLAALYGAEQAR, from the coding sequence ATGCGCGCCGCACGTCTGATCAAGATGGTCCTGCTGCTCCAGTCCCGGCCCTCCATGACCGCGGCCGAGCTGGCTCGGGAGCTCGAGGTGTCCGAGCGGACCGTGACCCGGGATGCGCAGGCGCTGTCGGAGGCGGGGGTTCCGGTGTACGCCGACCGGGGGCGCGCCGGAGGCTATCGGCTGATCGGGGGGTATCGGACGCGGCTGACGGGGCTGCACCGCAGTGAGGCCGAGGCGCTGTTCCTGTCCGGGGTGCCCGGGGCGCTGCGGGAGATGGGGCTCGAGGATGCCGCCTCCGCCGCGCGGCTCAAGGTGTCCGCCGCTTTGATGCCGTCGCTGAAGGATGCCTCGCGGACCGCCTCCCAGCGGTTCCATCTCGACGCGCCCAACTGGTTCAAGGAGCCCGAGACACCCGCGCTGCTGCCCGCGGTCGCGGAGGCCGTGTGGGACGACCGGCGGGTCGTCGCGGTGTACCGGCGGGGCGAGGGTGAGGTGCGGCGGGAGCTGGAGCCGTATGGGCTCGTGCTGAAGGCCGGGGTCTGGTATCTGTGCGCGCGGGTCGCGGGCCATGGGACGTACCGCGTCTATCGCATCGACCGGTTCACCGCCGTCGAGGCCGGCGAGGAGCGGTTCGAGCGGGACGAGGAGTTCGATCTGCCCGCCTTCTGGGAGGAGCGGGCCGAGCAGTTCGCGCGGTCCATCCTGCGCGCCGAGGTCGTCGTACGGCTCTCCCCGGACGGTGTGCGCAGGCTGCCGTACGCCGTCGATCCGCAGTCCGCGCGGGAGGCGCTCGCGGAGGCGGGCGAGCCGGACGGGGCCGGGTGGGTGACCGCGACGGTTCCCGTGGAGTCCGAGGAGGTCGCGCACACCCAGCTCGCCTCGCTGGGCCCGGAGGTCGAGGTGCTGGCGCCCGAGACCCTGCGGGCGCGCTGCGCGGCCGACGCGATCCGTCTTGCCGCGCTGTACGGCGCGGAACAGGCGCGATAA
- a CDS encoding RNA-guided endonuclease InsQ/TnpB family protein, translating into MKLRYNYRIHLNRDQQQALARFFGCARVVYNDGLRTRNEAYKRGEPFITDAQLQKRVITMAKKTSEREWLKEAPSVALVQSLGDLHAAYRNFFAWRRGDRKGPKVNPPKPKKKAGRQSLRFTRNGFVLRGSGRLFIAKLGDVVVRWSRPLPSEPSSVTIIKDPTGRYFASFVIETEDQPLPELDLEDTDTGIDLGLSSYAVLRGRKITSPKFFRREERKLRRAQRKLTRTQKGSNNRREAKLAVAKIHTRIADRRRDFIEQETTRIVRESQAVYLEDLNVKGMGNSRGKLGKSVYDQSFGVFARVLETKCHRYGRGFRKVDRWFPSTQLCSHCGELTGPKGRQQLSVRVWTCTCGAMHDRDQNAEYNLRAEGRRILAAGSAER; encoded by the coding sequence GTGAAGCTGCGCTACAACTACCGGATCCATCTGAACCGGGACCAGCAGCAGGCGCTGGCTCGCTTCTTCGGCTGCGCCCGGGTTGTGTACAACGACGGTCTGCGTACGCGGAACGAGGCCTACAAGCGCGGTGAGCCATTCATCACCGACGCCCAGTTGCAGAAGCGGGTCATCACGATGGCCAAGAAGACCTCGGAACGGGAATGGCTGAAGGAGGCGCCTTCCGTCGCGTTGGTGCAGTCCCTGGGGGACCTGCATGCCGCGTACCGGAACTTCTTCGCTTGGCGCCGGGGGGACCGCAAGGGCCCGAAGGTGAACCCGCCGAAGCCAAAAAAGAAGGCCGGGCGTCAGTCCCTGCGCTTCACCCGCAACGGCTTCGTTCTGCGGGGCAGCGGGCGCCTGTTCATCGCCAAGCTCGGTGACGTCGTGGTCCGCTGGTCCCGACCGCTGCCGTCCGAGCCGTCGTCGGTCACCATCATCAAAGATCCGACCGGCCGGTACTTCGCTTCCTTCGTCATTGAGACTGAGGACCAGCCGTTGCCCGAGCTGGACCTGGAGGACACCGACACAGGGATCGATCTGGGTCTGTCCTCCTACGCGGTACTGCGCGGCCGGAAGATCACGTCACCGAAGTTTTTCCGGCGTGAGGAGAGGAAACTCCGCCGGGCGCAGCGCAAACTCACCCGTACGCAGAAGGGCAGCAACAACCGGCGCGAGGCCAAGCTGGCTGTCGCCAAGATCCATACCCGCATTGCCGACAGACGGCGTGACTTCATCGAGCAGGAGACCACCAGGATCGTCCGCGAGAGCCAAGCGGTCTACTTGGAGGACCTGAACGTGAAGGGCATGGGCAACAGCCGCGGCAAGCTCGGCAAGTCCGTTTACGACCAGTCGTTCGGAGTCTTCGCCCGCGTTCTTGAGACCAAATGTCACCGCTACGGGCGTGGCTTCAGGAAGGTCGACCGCTGGTTCCCCTCCACTCAGCTGTGCTCGCACTGCGGGGAACTCACCGGGCCAAAAGGCCGGCAGCAGTTGAGTGTGCGTGTGTGGACCTGCACCTGCGGGGCCATGCACGATCGTGACCAGAATGCCGAGTACAACCTTCGAGCCGAGGGACGGCGCATCCTCGCCGCAGGGTCTGCGGAGAGATAA
- a CDS encoding DUF4240 domain-containing protein, translating into MDETEFWELVDATREAAEGDPEEQADLLVERLLQLDPEMVLDFARHFEARYNRAYTWDLWGAAWVLLDGASDDAFDFFRCWLIGQGREVYEGAVHDPDSLADLLDDFDEEFDGDGEELGYAADEAYEQLTGTVAPDLGIPPAAAEPEGAPVDFENERALADRYPKLWDRFRD; encoded by the coding sequence ATGGACGAGACGGAGTTCTGGGAGCTGGTGGACGCCACCCGCGAGGCCGCCGAGGGCGACCCCGAGGAGCAGGCCGACCTGCTGGTGGAACGGCTCCTGCAGCTGGACCCCGAGATGGTCCTCGACTTCGCCCGTCATTTCGAGGCCCGCTACAACCGCGCCTACACCTGGGATCTGTGGGGCGCCGCCTGGGTGCTGCTGGACGGCGCGAGCGACGACGCCTTCGACTTCTTCCGGTGCTGGCTGATCGGCCAGGGCCGGGAGGTGTACGAGGGCGCTGTGCACGATCCCGACTCGCTCGCCGATCTCCTGGACGACTTCGACGAGGAGTTCGACGGCGACGGCGAGGAGCTCGGCTACGCGGCCGACGAGGCCTACGAGCAGCTCACCGGCACCGTCGCCCCGGACCTCGGCATCCCGCCCGCCGCCGCGGAACCGGAGGGCGCCCCCGTCGACTTCGAGAACGAGCGGGCACTGGCGGATCGTTACCCCAAACTCTGGGACCGGTTCCGGGACTGA
- a CDS encoding GntR family transcriptional regulator yields MTAPVVHSLREQIREHILEGIISGRWQPGERIVERRIATELEVSQTPVREALRELESLRLIESAPNKGVRVRNLTAADLEESYPVRAGLEAIAAELAAARLAEDCSALEPHVAALYDADRKADGTAQVRHTVGFHREMVRAAGNSVLLHTWEGLGIEVFTALSIRWLGTVQQSYAEEHEELVQAFRRRDPRIAELVKAHVLGCAPRHEA; encoded by the coding sequence ATGACCGCCCCCGTCGTCCACTCGCTGCGCGAACAGATCCGCGAGCACATCCTGGAAGGGATCATCAGCGGACGCTGGCAGCCGGGCGAGCGGATCGTGGAGCGGCGGATCGCGACCGAGCTGGAGGTCAGCCAGACGCCGGTGCGGGAGGCGCTGCGTGAGCTGGAGTCGCTGCGGCTGATCGAGTCGGCGCCCAACAAGGGCGTGCGGGTGAGGAATCTGACCGCGGCCGATCTGGAGGAGAGCTACCCCGTACGGGCCGGTCTCGAAGCCATCGCCGCGGAGCTCGCGGCGGCGCGGCTGGCGGAGGACTGCTCGGCGCTGGAGCCGCATGTCGCCGCGCTGTACGACGCCGACCGCAAGGCCGACGGGACCGCACAGGTGCGGCACACCGTCGGCTTCCATCGGGAGATGGTCCGGGCCGCCGGGAATTCTGTCCTGCTGCACACCTGGGAAGGGCTCGGCATCGAGGTCTTCACCGCCCTCTCCATTCGGTGGCTGGGGACCGTTCAGCAGTCGTACGCCGAAGAGCACGAGGAGCTCGTGCAGGCCTTCCGGCGGCGTGACCCGCGCATCGCGGAACTGGTCAAGGCTCACGTCCTCGGCTGCGCCCCGCGCCACGAAGCCTGA
- the aceE gene encoding pyruvate dehydrogenase (acetyl-transferring), homodimeric type, protein MTDPYAIQPSELDQLHDRDPEETAEWQASLDAVAKAAGPHRAAYLMRRTLERAEGTGIALPKLLETDYLNTIPTAAEAPVPGDEEMERKITAWNRWNAAAMVTRGSKYGVGGHIATFASAAWLYETGFNHFFKGKEADGSGDQLYIQGHASPGIYARAFLDGRLNEHHLDHFRQESGGNGLPSYPHPRRLPWLWEFPTVSMGLGPLSAIYQARFNRYLTNRGIKDVSASHVWAFLGDGEMDEPESTAALALASREGLDNLTFVINCNLQRLDGPVRANFKIVQELEAQFRGAGWNVIKTLWGTAWDELFALDTTGALVRRLRQVPDAQVQTYQTRDAAYIRQDFFGADPALVEMAKLLSDDKILECFHLSRGGHEARKVYAAYKAAVEFKGAPTVILAQTVKGHTLGEGFASKNANHQMKKLTVDEFKTMRDLLELPIKDSDFVDGVVPYGHPGADSPEVRYLQERRAALGGPAPARRTHAVAPLPAPAEKAFASFDKGSGSQNVATTMAFVRLVKDLVRDKETGKRWVPIVPDEARTFGMESLFPSLGIYSPKGQTYEPVDRDQLMYYKEAKNGQILNEGITEAGSMADFIAASTAYSTHGEAMIPFYIFYSMFGWQRTADQMWQLGDQLGRGFLIGATAGRTTLTGEGLQHADGHSPVIAATNPAALTYDPAFAYEVAAIVKDGLRRMYGEAAPGEDANVFYYLTVYNEPMPQPAKPAGLGIDEGIVKGLYRFNTAESAGVTVPANAPRIQLLGSGTAIHWALKAQRMLAEEWGVAADVWSATSWTELRRDALEADAALLRGEERVPYVRQALHGAEGPVLAVSDYMRQVPDQIAQWVEQDYSSLGADGFGLSDTREAARRHFGVDAESIVVAALAQLAKRGEAQATAVKEAREKYGL, encoded by the coding sequence ATGACCGACCCCTACGCCATCCAGCCCAGCGAGCTCGACCAGCTCCACGACCGGGACCCGGAGGAGACCGCCGAATGGCAGGCCTCGCTGGACGCGGTCGCCAAGGCGGCCGGCCCGCACCGTGCGGCTTATCTGATGCGTCGCACGCTGGAGCGCGCGGAGGGCACCGGCATCGCGCTGCCCAAGCTGCTCGAGACCGACTACCTCAACACCATCCCCACCGCCGCCGAGGCACCCGTCCCCGGCGACGAGGAGATGGAGCGGAAGATCACCGCCTGGAACCGCTGGAACGCGGCCGCCATGGTGACCCGCGGCAGCAAATACGGCGTCGGCGGCCACATCGCCACCTTCGCCTCCGCCGCCTGGCTGTACGAGACCGGCTTCAACCACTTCTTCAAGGGGAAGGAGGCGGACGGGTCAGGTGACCAGCTGTACATCCAGGGGCACGCCTCCCCCGGCATCTACGCCCGCGCCTTCCTCGACGGGCGGCTGAACGAGCACCACCTCGATCACTTCCGCCAGGAATCCGGCGGCAACGGCCTCCCGTCGTACCCGCACCCGCGCCGCCTTCCCTGGCTGTGGGAGTTCCCGACCGTCTCCATGGGTCTCGGTCCGCTCTCCGCCATCTACCAGGCGCGCTTCAACCGGTACCTCACCAACCGGGGTATCAAGGACGTCTCCGCCTCGCACGTGTGGGCCTTCCTCGGTGACGGCGAGATGGACGAGCCCGAGTCGACGGCCGCACTCGCGCTGGCGAGCCGTGAGGGTCTCGACAACCTCACCTTCGTCATCAACTGCAATCTGCAGCGCCTCGACGGCCCGGTCCGCGCGAACTTCAAGATCGTGCAGGAGCTGGAGGCCCAGTTCCGCGGCGCCGGCTGGAATGTCATCAAGACGCTGTGGGGTACGGCGTGGGACGAACTGTTCGCGCTCGACACCACGGGTGCGCTCGTACGACGGCTCCGCCAGGTACCGGACGCGCAGGTCCAGACGTACCAGACCCGTGACGCCGCCTATATCCGCCAGGACTTCTTCGGCGCCGACCCGGCGCTCGTCGAGATGGCGAAGCTGCTGAGCGACGACAAGATCCTGGAGTGCTTCCACCTCTCCCGCGGTGGTCACGAGGCGCGCAAGGTCTACGCCGCCTACAAGGCCGCCGTCGAGTTCAAGGGCGCGCCGACCGTGATCCTGGCCCAGACGGTCAAGGGTCACACCCTCGGCGAGGGCTTCGCGTCGAAGAACGCCAACCATCAGATGAAGAAGCTGACGGTGGACGAGTTCAAGACGATGCGTGATCTGCTCGAACTGCCCATCAAGGACAGCGACTTCGTCGACGGTGTGGTGCCTTACGGCCACCCGGGCGCCGACTCCCCCGAGGTCCGTTACCTCCAGGAGCGTCGCGCGGCCCTCGGCGGTCCCGCCCCGGCCCGTCGTACGCACGCCGTCGCCCCGCTGCCCGCCCCCGCCGAGAAGGCGTTCGCCTCCTTCGACAAGGGCTCGGGCAGCCAGAACGTGGCCACCACCATGGCCTTCGTCCGGCTCGTCAAGGACCTGGTCCGGGACAAGGAGACGGGCAAGCGCTGGGTGCCGATCGTGCCGGACGAGGCGCGCACCTTCGGTATGGAGAGCCTGTTCCCGTCGCTGGGCATCTACTCGCCCAAGGGGCAGACGTACGAGCCCGTCGACCGCGACCAGCTCATGTACTACAAGGAGGCCAAGAACGGCCAGATCCTCAACGAGGGGATCACCGAGGCCGGTTCGATGGCCGACTTCATCGCCGCTTCCACCGCGTACTCCACGCATGGCGAGGCGATGATCCCGTTCTACATCTTCTACTCGATGTTCGGCTGGCAGCGCACGGCCGACCAGATGTGGCAGCTCGGCGACCAGCTCGGCCGCGGCTTCCTCATCGGCGCCACCGCCGGTCGTACGACGCTGACCGGTGAGGGTCTCCAGCACGCCGACGGCCACTCCCCCGTCATCGCGGCGACCAACCCCGCCGCCCTGACGTACGACCCGGCCTTCGCCTACGAGGTCGCGGCCATCGTCAAGGACGGTCTGCGCCGGATGTACGGCGAGGCGGCGCCGGGTGAGGACGCGAACGTCTTCTACTACCTGACGGTCTACAACGAGCCGATGCCGCAGCCCGCGAAGCCGGCCGGACTCGGTATCGACGAGGGCATCGTCAAGGGCCTGTACCGCTTCAACACGGCGGAGTCGGCGGGCGTGACCGTGCCGGCGAACGCCCCGCGCATCCAGCTGCTGGGCTCCGGTACGGCGATCCACTGGGCGCTGAAGGCGCAGCGGATGCTCGCCGAGGAGTGGGGTGTCGCGGCCGACGTCTGGTCGGCGACGTCCTGGACCGAGCTGCGGCGCGACGCCCTGGAGGCGGACGCGGCGCTGCTGCGGGGCGAGGAGCGGGTGCCGTACGTACGGCAGGCGCTGCACGGTGCCGAGGGTCCGGTGCTGGCGGTCTCCGACTACATGCGGCAGGTCCCCGACCAGATCGCGCAGTGGGTCGAGCAGGACTACTCCTCGCTGGGCGCCGACGGCTTCGGCCTCTCCGACACCCGTGAGGCGGCCCGCCGTCACTTCGGTGTGGACGCCGAGTCCATCGTGGTCGCGGCGCTGGCCCAGCTCGCCAAGCGCGGCGAGGCCCAGGCGACGGCGGTGAAGGAAGCGCGCGAGAAGTACGGCCTGTAA
- a CDS encoding CHAT domain-containing protein gives MVQAASPRVPGTPDAGAEYREMHRSITYAQYAHAFTLESLQAAQARDLPDRLIRGAPAVLHLSARGTPGGGLRFLTDDGSDAPISDEGLCKLLTEFVAEGLRLVVLSACWTSKLAQLLAETVPCVIGTGGPITDTSCLDYSRTLYSALAHGRSVGKAHSIAVGAAEMYGADSDHLPELLAAPGVFAEALHLVGAEYRTPPTRDTVKPRGSGFSWRLRKKTLPGGPDRRP, from the coding sequence GTGGTCCAAGCTGCCTCCCCCCGAGTCCCCGGCACCCCCGACGCCGGAGCCGAGTACCGCGAGATGCACCGCAGCATCACCTACGCCCAGTACGCCCACGCCTTCACCCTGGAGAGCCTCCAGGCAGCCCAGGCCCGGGACCTCCCCGACCGTCTGATCCGAGGCGCCCCCGCGGTACTCCACCTCTCCGCTCGCGGGACCCCTGGCGGCGGCCTCCGCTTCCTCACCGACGACGGCAGTGACGCACCGATCTCAGACGAGGGTCTGTGCAAGCTGCTCACCGAGTTCGTGGCGGAGGGGCTGCGCCTCGTCGTTCTCAGCGCCTGCTGGACGTCCAAGCTCGCGCAGCTACTGGCCGAGACCGTCCCCTGCGTCATCGGCACCGGCGGCCCCATCACCGACACGAGCTGCCTCGACTACTCCCGCACCCTCTACAGCGCCCTCGCCCACGGCCGCTCGGTAGGCAAGGCGCACAGCATCGCCGTAGGAGCAGCAGAGATGTACGGCGCGGACAGCGACCACCTGCCCGAGCTCCTCGCCGCCCCGGGCGTATTCGCAGAGGCCCTGCACCTCGTCGGCGCCGAGTACCGCACGCCGCCCACCCGGGACACCGTCAAGCCGCGAGGCAGTGGCTTCTCCTGGCGGTTGCGGAAAAAGACGCTGCCCGGGGGCCCGGATCGTCGGCCGTAG